A segment of the Chloroflexota bacterium genome:
GGGCGGTAAGGGCGTCGGCGCGGTCCAGGCTGGCCAACGACTCATAGACTGGTGTGAATTGAGTGATGGCCCCACTGGGTTCGGTGTAATGAGCGCGTTTAATGACCGCGTAAGGATCGAAACCCTGCCAAGGCCCTGGCTGAAAGTACCCCGTGGCCTCCAGAATGCGCCGGTGCAGGTAAGCCTCGGCGAAATACCAAGGCAATTCAAACCAACTTTTGCCCCGATGGGGAGTCCAGGCCCAGTCCCAGAGAGCGCGATCGGGAGCATCTTCTGTGAGCGGGCGGACGGGATGCCGGCCTGTGATCTCCCGTTCAATGGCCAGTATGCGGCGAGCAATGGAGGAGGGGAAGGCATTGTGGGCCACCACGTCGCGGATGAGGCGGGGGATACGCTGGCGCACGGTATCATAGGCAAAGGAACCCAATTCCGCAATCAGGAGAGGCGGTGGAAGTGTGGGGTCATCGGAGCCCACTAAGCAGTTGAGTTCTTCTATAGTGGGGTAGCGCCTGGCATCCTCGAGAACTCTCTGGAGTGACATGGTAGGTGGGATTCTACCATAGGTGAGGGTAGATGTCAATGATTCGCGGTGCCACATAAATGGCCTGCGCCCGTATAGGCGGGGCAGGCCAATCAATTGGGGTGAGCGGAGGGATTCGAACCCTCGATCGCCTGGGCCACAACCAGGAGCCTTAACCGCTCGGCTACGCTCACCATTTCTCAAAAGATATTATAGCGCAAAATGGCAAAGGTGCAAAACGCCCAAAAGCCTTCGTGCGGGCAACGGCGAAGATCACCCATCACCAAGCAAGGCCTGAAACCGCCCAGCATCCTCCCACATAGATACATTGTTGAAGAGAACGTAGGCATCGCCAGCAGCCCGACTCCACTGGGCTAGTTGGGCCAGATCATCGTCGGTATAACGGTAGCGGTACCCTGCACGCCCGTGAAGGCGAAAGTAGGCTGGTCGACCGTGCAAACAGGGACGGACAAAAGGGTCGGTGGCGTGGAGAAGATCCAGTTCCTGGCAGAGGGCGCGCACTATCTCGTCGGACCAGTCGCCGCGCGGCTCCCAGGCCAGAGCAAACCCAGCGCGGTCAATGCGCCGAAAGAAGGCTCGTAGGTCGGCGACGTGTTCGTCGGTGGGGGTGAAGCGGGCGGGACACTGGAAGAGGACCACATCGGCTCGTAGCGCCCGGGCGATCTCCAAGGTGTGCTCCCAAGCGGCGTCCACCTCGGGCGTTGGCCGGAAAAAGCCGTATCGGCTGGCTTGGTCGACTGGTACTTGTACACCAGCCTTGCGATAGGTGGGGCTGGACGGGTCATGGGTGATCAGTTGCCAAGCCTTGATGGTGAAGCGGAAGTCGGATGGCACTTCCTCTCGCCAGCGCTGGGCAGTCGCCGCCTGGGGAGGTTTGTAGAATGTCTGCTGTATTTCTACCAGCCCGAAGCGCTCGACATAGCGAGCCCGTGCCGCAGCCCATCCGCAACAGCCAACCAAGATCATCCATCAACTCCGGTGAAAATTATACCACAGGAGCCACTGATCCCGCAGCCGTAACAACTGACCTTTTATTTCTTCAAACCCTCCAACATCGAGCGGGGCGGGAAAAAGATGGCATCGCGGTCGCAGGTGGCGGCACAAGCGTTGCAACCTACCATGCAGTTGAAGGGTTCGGCGACCACTACCTTATCTTGGGCTTCGTTCCAAGCATATACGCCGAAGGAACAGAACTTCAGGCATTTGCCACAGCCATCGCACTGCTCTTCATGGATGACGGGATACCAAGGGACTTGTTCGCGGGGTATGCCGCGCCAAGGTTTGTATTGAGGAGCGGCTCTCTCGCCCTCCCCTTTCCTGCAGAATGCGTTGTACTCCCGTAGCAATGCCTCGGCGTATTCATTCTCTGCGGCAGCAGGGATGTAGTTGTGCTTTCGAGCCAGGGTAAGCAGTTCGCTTTTGAGATCATCGGTTGGCACACGGCCGGAATCCCGCAGGCTCTTGAAAATGTCGGTTAGCCCGGTCATTCCGACTACCATGTGGCCAACCCGAATTTGCCGATAATCCGATGAGTTTGTCATCTCCGATTTCACTCTAAGTTAATAGTGTATTTTGCCTGGCCTATCATGACGATGGCATCTCCCCAAAGAGTTCGGCCAGTTTATGAAGTGATTGGCGATATTTCTCTGTATACAGCGGTGGGCACTGATTCAGGTGGGCTTGCCCGGCGACCAGTTTCAGAGCAAAGACGAAACAGGTGGGCTGCCCACAGGCCTTGCAATTCTCACCGGGCAGCAAGCGGTACACATCTAAAGCCTTGGGTGGCTCCCGTCGCTCGTAGCGGGGTTCAATCTCTCCTCGCTTCTCCCAGGTGCGGTTCACCATCTCCACTAAGCGGTCCACCACGGCTCGGGCCTCTTCGCGGTCCTCCAGATTGCTGACCGCGATCTGACGCGGCCGGATGGAGACTGCGCGTCCGCCCATACGCCAGGTGAGTATTTGCGCCTTGTGATCGTAGATCGCGCCTTTGAGGGTTGCATTCAAATAGGGCAAGACCTCCGCAATGTCCACAGATAGGTCTGCGAAGGCACTCCATCGCTCACTACCCGGATCACAAGGCGGGGACGTGACTGTTAACTCATAGCCTTCGATCAACATATGAAATACCTCTCAGTTCTTACACAGCGGGCTGCAAGCAGCGACGCTCGACATCAGTCACCCTCCGATCATCTGGATTTCCGGGAACGCCACAGAACGATCATCAGCAAGACCACGATACTCAGCCCGAGAGGCAAAAAGAACCCTTCTGCCAAGGTTGCCGTTTGCCCGATTGTCTCGGTCGGCGCGTGTGAAGGCCCTGGTATTGGGGTGGATGTAAATTCTGCCGTAGGAGGTGCAGTTTTGGTCTGAGTAGGCATTGCTGTTATCACGCCCAGGCTCGGTATCCTGGTTGGCACACTCGTAACCGACATTGTAACCGTGGGAGTAATAGTAGGCGTTTTGGTAGGTGCTGTCGTGGCGGTAGCAGTAGCGGTGTTGGTAGCCGTTACAGTCCAGGTTTCCGGTGGCGTCATCGTCGTCGTGCTCGACGGTGCCTTCGCCGGCGGCAACTTGGTAGCCGTGGGATGCACCGATGTTCTCGTTGGCGACACCGTCTTGGTAGGCGAAGGGACATCGGTCGGCGGTGCTTGGGTGGCCGTAGGAAGAGCCAGCGATGGCGTAGGCGATGCTGCCGTGGTGGGCGAGAGCGTTTCCGTCGGTGGCACCTCGGTAGCAGTGGGAGAGGCAGGTGGTTCCGTTGGCGAGACTAACAGTGTGGGCGAAGGAATCTCGGTGGCTGTTGGCTCGGGTGTGGCAGTCGGCGCGCACGGCGTCGGGATAGCAGTCGGTCACTGTCCCGGTGGTTGTGCTCTCGTCCCCACGGTTCCACCACAATATAGCCCCATTGCACATACTGCCAAGGCTAGGACGCGACATATTTCCAAAACCCCCTTCCGAGGGGTCATTCGCTGCCGTTTTCCGAGTTCCGCTGTCATAGCGCGATTCCTACGAGGCGCTGCCCTTCATCACAACCGGCAGACAAACCACGAAGCGAGGTGGCGCTTCAAACGCCATCGTTGCCTGATAGACTTCCTTCTGTGCTCCCACAGGATCTTGTACGAAGGCGATAGCCTCGACCAAACTACGATCCTCGGCGGATACTGGTTCTGACAAAGCCGAGTACGTGTTGCGCAGTCCCGGCACTAGACTACCGGCAGGAAGGGGGCCAATGACCTGTAGGGCGTAGAAGGGGGTCATAGCCACCTTGCGCTGCGTATATATGGCGAAGAAAACCTGGGCATTTTCGATCGTGGAGGAACACGTAGGTGTAATGATCACAGAAAGGGCCAACTGGTTGCCTTCCCAGGTCCGTGTAGCAGCTATATCCATAGGGCTGGGCCTGCTGAGTTCGGCTTCTATCAGCGGGCGATAGGCCGCGTAATAGTCAGGCTGGTAACCCGTGATGTGACCAGAAAATCCATCCACCATCACGTTAGGCCAGTCAAATGATCCAGCATAGTAGGCCAATCGTGACTGCCCCAACTGGTAATTGAAAGCCAGATCATACTCCAAGATCAACAATTGTTGGCGCGAATATTCCGCTCCCAGACGTTCCACCGCCCGACCCGCGGACGGACTCGGACAGGGCCCTCAAGTAGTGTACCAACAGAAGTGCTCGAACAGCACAGCGCGTGGGCTGTCGGCTTTCACTTCAGAAGCCAAGGCAAACAGAGCCACAAGGATGAGCACTGATATCCAAAACACGACTTGCTTGGGTCTATGTATTTCTATTTCACGCTCGTATTCGTGACTCACGTCACACTCTTTTACTTAAAGCAGACTACTGAAAAGCCAAACGGCCAGTGCAGCAAAGAGGATGGCGGTGAGCAATTTGACGGGGGCCACGTGCTGCTCCAGGAAAGATCCCAATTGCCGCGACGTAGTGCCGTAAAAGGCGAGCAAGAAAACTATCACCAATGGCGCAATAAACATTAAATTATACAGCACCAAGTACAAGACTCCGTAAGCACGTAACTCCGCCACGCCAGCCACAAAGATGATAGTGGGCAAATACACCTGGCCAGTGCAGGCCAACTCCAATAACGAGACGACGACACCCGTTCCCAATGCTCCCCACACAAAACCGCTCAATCGCGATTGGGTGCGGATGGTATGGTGTATCTGCTGGTGAACGCGTTTGGGCAGCCGCAGACGCATTTCTTCCGGGCGGCCGCGCCGAGCCTGGATGAAATCATAGGCGCTGAGTATAGCGAAAGCAGCACATAAGAGTGCCGTCGCCAAGTAGACCAGGCGGGACAGAATGCTCAAGAAGGCCAGCGAGGTGATGAATTTCAATGCTCCCAGACCGACTAGTAGGTAGGTGAGGAACACGCCCAGGGTGAAAGCCGCACCCACCAGTATGATATCGCGCCCTTTGCGTCCGATAAAAGCCAGGTAGGAGATGAAGAAGACGATGGTTGTGAAAGCGCAGGGGTTCACACCGTCCAGCAACCCTGCCCCAATGACGGTGAGCACCCCCAACGATCGGAAGCGCCGGATAATGCTCTCGGT
Coding sequences within it:
- a CDS encoding Fe-S cluster protein, whose protein sequence is MLIEGYELTVTSPPCDPGSERWSAFADLSVDIAEVLPYLNATLKGAIYDHKAQILTWRMGGRAVSIRPRQIAVSNLEDREEARAVVDRLVEMVNRTWEKRGEIEPRYERREPPKALDVYRLLPGENCKACGQPTCFVFALKLVAGQAHLNQCPPLYTEKYRQSLHKLAELFGEMPSS
- a CDS encoding DUF72 domain-containing protein, whose product is MILVGCCGWAAARARYVERFGLVEIQQTFYKPPQAATAQRWREEVPSDFRFTIKAWQLITHDPSSPTYRKAGVQVPVDQASRYGFFRPTPEVDAAWEHTLEIARALRADVVLFQCPARFTPTDEHVADLRAFFRRIDRAGFALAWEPRGDWSDEIVRALCQELDLLHATDPFVRPCLHGRPAYFRLHGRAGYRYRYTDDDLAQLAQWSRAAGDAYVLFNNVSMWEDAGRFQALLGDG